The DNA segment TGCACCGTCGCAGCGTAGCCGCCGCGTCCGGCGTTGTGCCTACAGCCGCGGCGCAGCACACTGGAGGATCACCACCAGCGAGGAGAACCCGTTGTCCCAGACCCCGTCGGCCCTCGGCACGTTCGCCCGCCACCCGCTGTTGTTCGGCCCCTCGCCAGTACACCGGCTGGAGCGGCTCACCGCACACCTCGGCGGCGCCCAGCTGTGGGCCAAACGGGACGACTGCAACTCAGGGATCGCCTTCGGTGGCAACAAGACACGCAAGCTGGAGTACCTCGTCGCGGACGCGCTGGCGCAAGGTTGCGACACGTTGGTGTCGATCGGCGGTGTCCAGTCGAACCACACCCGCCAGGTTGCGGCGGTCGCGGCCCGGCTGGGACTTGGTTGCGTGCTCGTGCAGGAGAGCTGGGTCGACTGGCCGGACCCCGGCTACGACAAGGTGGGCAACATCCTGCTGTCGCGCCTGACCGGCGCCGATGTGCGGTTGGTCGAGTCGGGCTTCGGCATCGGGTTCAAGGACAGCTGGCGGCAGGCCATCAAGGATGTCGAGGACGCCGGCGGCAAGCCGTACGCCATCCCCGCCGGGGCCTCCGACCACCCGCTCGGCGGCCTCGGCTTCGCCGGGTGGGCGTTCGAGGTCGCGGAACAGGAACGCGAGCTCGGCGTGTTCTTCGACACCATCGTCGTCTGCTCCGTGACCGGCAGCACGCAGGCGGGCATGATCGCCGGGTTCGCCGCACTCGGCGGCAGACCGCGGCGGATCATCGGCATCGACGGCTCGGCCAAACCGAAGCAGACGTGGGAGCAGGTGGCCAGGATCGCCCGCGGCACCGCGGAGCTCATCGGCGTCCCGCGTGCGCTCGGCGACGACGAGATCATCCTGGACGAGCGTTACCACGCAGGGACCTACGGCCTCGCCGACGACTCCGTCGTGGCTGCCATCCGGCTGGCCGCGCGCACCGAAGGGATGATCACCGACCCGGTGTACGAGGGTAAGTCGATGGCTGGCCTTGTCGACCTGGTCGCGACCGGCGAGATCGCCAACGACTCGACCGTGCTCTACGCGCATCTCGGCGGCCAGCCCGCCCTCAACGGCTACAGCACTCTGTTCGACCAGCACTAGACTGACAAA comes from the Streptosporangiales bacterium genome and includes:
- a CDS encoding 1-aminocyclopropane-1-carboxylate deaminase, whose amino-acid sequence is MSQTPSALGTFARHPLLFGPSPVHRLERLTAHLGGAQLWAKRDDCNSGIAFGGNKTRKLEYLVADALAQGCDTLVSIGGVQSNHTRQVAAVAARLGLGCVLVQESWVDWPDPGYDKVGNILLSRLTGADVRLVESGFGIGFKDSWRQAIKDVEDAGGKPYAIPAGASDHPLGGLGFAGWAFEVAEQERELGVFFDTIVVCSVTGSTQAGMIAGFAALGGRPRRIIGIDGSAKPKQTWEQVARIARGTAELIGVPRALGDDEIILDERYHAGTYGLADDSVVAAIRLAARTEGMITDPVYEGKSMAGLVDLVATGEIANDSTVLYAHLGGQPALNGYSTLFDQH